One Pseudomonas sp. FP1742 genomic window carries:
- a CDS encoding efflux RND transporter periplasmic adaptor subunit: protein MAGPGLKLMVGLSLFALLTACGEKKPVEKDRPRVFVQEVKPTDYAAAVTLTGDVQARVQTELSFRVGGKIIQRMVDVGDRVSAKQVLARLDPKDLQTNVDSAQAQVVAEQARVKQTAAAFVRQQKLLPKGYTSQSEYDSAQAALRSSQSALSAAQAQLANARDQLSYTALIADAPGVITARQAEVGQVVQATVPIFSLARDGERDAVFNVYESLLTEPPSDRSIVVSLLDNPKIKATGTVREVTPAVSAQTGTVQVKVSLDSLPEGMQLGSVVSATAKPVGKTAVELPWAALTKNLSDPAVWLVDAEGKAQLHTVTVGRYLTGKVIVSAGLTAGEKVVTAGGQLLHPGARVEIVENTQTPAAGAQP, encoded by the coding sequence ATGGCGGGTCCCGGATTGAAATTAATGGTTGGCCTGAGCCTCTTCGCCTTGCTGACCGCCTGTGGCGAAAAAAAGCCCGTCGAGAAGGACCGTCCGCGAGTCTTCGTGCAAGAGGTCAAGCCAACCGATTACGCCGCCGCGGTGACACTCACCGGCGATGTTCAGGCCCGAGTCCAGACCGAGTTGTCGTTCCGCGTGGGCGGCAAGATCATCCAGCGCATGGTCGATGTCGGTGACCGGGTGTCGGCCAAACAAGTGCTGGCCAGGCTCGACCCGAAAGACCTGCAAACCAATGTCGACTCGGCCCAGGCCCAGGTGGTTGCCGAACAGGCACGGGTCAAACAGACTGCCGCCGCCTTCGTTCGCCAGCAAAAACTCCTGCCCAAGGGCTACACCAGCCAGAGCGAATACGACTCTGCCCAAGCGGCCTTGCGCAGCAGCCAGAGCGCATTGAGCGCGGCTCAAGCGCAATTGGCCAACGCCCGCGATCAATTGAGCTACACCGCGTTGATTGCCGATGCGCCAGGCGTGATTACCGCGCGCCAGGCCGAAGTCGGCCAGGTGGTACAGGCCACGGTGCCGATTTTCAGCCTGGCCCGGGACGGCGAGCGTGACGCGGTGTTCAACGTTTACGAATCGCTGCTGACCGAACCGCCGTCGGACCGATCGATTGTGGTCAGCCTGCTCGACAATCCGAAGATCAAGGCCACGGGCACCGTTCGGGAAGTCACGCCGGCAGTGTCCGCGCAGACCGGCACGGTGCAAGTCAAAGTCAGCCTCGACAGTCTTCCCGAGGGCATGCAGCTCGGGTCGGTGGTGAGCGCCACGGCCAAGCCAGTGGGCAAAACCGCCGTGGAACTGCCTTGGGCGGCCCTGACCAAAAACCTCAGCGACCCGGCCGTGTGGCTGGTGGACGCCGAGGGCAAGGCGCAGTTGCACACCGTCACCGTTGGGCGCTACCTGACCGGCAAAGTCATTGTCAGCGCCGGCCTCACCGCTGGCGAAAAAGTCGTCACAGCGGGCGGCCAGTTGCTGCACCCGGGCGCGAGGGTGGAAATCGTCGAAAACACCCAGACCCCAGCAGCAGGAGCCCAGCCATGA
- a CDS encoding efflux RND transporter permease subunit — protein MKGSFNLSEWALKHQSFVWYLMFVALLMGVLSYLNLGREEDPSFTIKTMVIQTRWPGATQEETLKQVTDRIEKKLEELDSLDYVKSYTRPGESTVFVNLLDTTSAKDIPQIWYQVRKKINDIRGDFPQGLQGPGFNDEFGDVFGSVYAFTSDGLSMRQLRDYVEQVRAEIREVPGLGKVEMIGEQDEVLYLNFSTRKLAALGIDQRQVVQSLQSQNAVTPAGVIEAGPERISVRTSGQFVSEKDLSNVNLKLNERFYRLADIADISRGYVDPATPEFRFNGQPAIGLAIAMKKGGNIQDFGKALHLRMNELTADLPVGVGVHNVSDQAEVVEDAVGGFTSALFEAVVIVLIVSFVSLGVRAGLVVACSIPLVLAMVFLFMEYSGITMQRISLGALIIALGLLVDDAMITVEMMVTRLEMGETKEQAATFAYTSTAFPMLTGTLVTVAGFVPIGLNASSAGEYTFTLFAVIAVAMLVSWIVAVLFAPVLGVHILSTNVKPHDAEPGRIGRAFNGGLLWAMRNRWWAIGITVALFVLSVFSMQFVQNQFFPSSDRPEILVDLNLPQNASIAETRKVVDKLEATLKGDPDIVRWSTYIGEGAIRFYLPLDQQLQNPYYAQLVIVSKGLESRTALTARLQKRLREEFVGIGSYVQALEMGPPVGRPIQYRVSGKDIDQVRKHAIALATELDKNPHIGEIIYDWNEPGKVLRIDIAQDKARQLGLSSEDVANLMNSIVVGSPVTQVDDDIYLIDVVGRAEDAERGSPETLQNLQIVTPGGTSIPLLAFATVGYELEQPLVWRRDRKPTITIKAAVRDEIQPTDLVKQLQPDIDKFAAGLPVGYKVATGGTVEESGKAQGPIAKVVPLMLFLMATFLMIQLHSVQKLFLVASVAPLGLIGVVLALIPTGTPMGFVAILGILALIGIIIRNSVILVTQIDAFEKDGYTPWDAVVQATEHRRRPILLTAAAASLGMIPIAREVFWGPMAYAMIGGIIIATLLTLLFLPALYVAWYKVREPKKEMQ, from the coding sequence ATGAAAGGGAGTTTCAACTTATCCGAGTGGGCCCTCAAGCATCAGTCGTTTGTCTGGTATTTGATGTTCGTCGCGCTGTTGATGGGCGTGCTCTCCTACTTGAACCTGGGTCGCGAAGAAGACCCGTCGTTCACCATCAAAACCATGGTGATCCAGACCCGTTGGCCCGGCGCGACCCAGGAAGAAACTCTCAAGCAAGTCACTGACCGGATCGAGAAAAAACTCGAAGAACTCGACTCGCTCGATTACGTGAAAAGCTACACCCGCCCCGGCGAATCGACGGTCTTCGTCAACCTGCTCGACACCACCAGCGCCAAGGACATTCCGCAAATCTGGTACCAGGTGCGCAAGAAGATCAACGACATTCGCGGCGACTTCCCGCAAGGCCTGCAAGGGCCGGGTTTCAACGATGAGTTCGGCGACGTATTCGGTTCGGTGTATGCGTTTACCTCCGATGGCCTGTCGATGCGCCAGTTGCGCGACTACGTGGAACAGGTGCGTGCCGAAATCCGTGAAGTGCCGGGGTTGGGCAAGGTCGAAATGATCGGCGAGCAGGATGAAGTGCTGTACCTGAACTTCTCCACCCGCAAACTCGCCGCCCTCGGCATCGATCAGCGTCAGGTGGTGCAGAGCCTGCAATCGCAGAACGCCGTGACCCCGGCCGGGGTGATCGAGGCCGGGCCGGAACGGATTTCGGTGCGGACCTCGGGGCAGTTTGTCTCTGAGAAAGACCTGTCCAACGTCAACCTGAAGCTTAACGAGCGCTTCTACCGGTTGGCCGATATCGCCGACATCAGCCGTGGCTATGTCGATCCGGCCACCCCGGAGTTTCGTTTCAACGGCCAGCCCGCCATCGGTCTGGCGATTGCCATGAAGAAGGGCGGCAACATTCAGGATTTCGGCAAGGCGCTGCACCTGCGCATGAACGAGCTGACCGCCGACTTGCCGGTGGGCGTTGGCGTGCACAACGTGTCCGACCAGGCCGAAGTAGTGGAAGACGCCGTCGGCGGCTTCACCAGTGCGTTGTTCGAGGCGGTGGTGATCGTGCTGATCGTCAGCTTCGTCAGCCTTGGCGTGCGCGCCGGTCTGGTGGTGGCGTGTTCGATTCCGTTGGTGCTGGCGATGGTCTTCCTTTTCATGGAATACAGCGGCATCACCATGCAGCGGATTTCCCTCGGGGCGCTGATCATCGCCCTCGGTCTGCTGGTGGACGACGCGATGATCACGGTGGAGATGATGGTCACGCGTCTGGAAATGGGCGAAACCAAAGAACAGGCGGCGACCTTCGCCTACACTTCGACCGCTTTCCCGATGCTCACCGGCACGCTGGTCACCGTCGCCGGTTTCGTGCCGATCGGCTTGAACGCAAGCTCGGCCGGTGAGTACACCTTCACGCTGTTCGCGGTGATCGCGGTGGCCATGCTGGTGTCGTGGATCGTCGCGGTGCTGTTCGCTCCGGTGCTCGGTGTGCACATTCTGAGTACCAACGTGAAACCTCACGACGCAGAGCCAGGGCGCATCGGTCGGGCGTTCAATGGCGGCCTGCTATGGGCCATGCGCAATCGCTGGTGGGCCATCGGCATTACCGTGGCGCTGTTTGTGCTCTCGGTGTTCTCGATGCAGTTCGTGCAGAACCAGTTCTTCCCGTCCTCGGACCGTCCGGAAATTCTCGTCGACCTGAACCTGCCGCAAAACGCCTCGATTGCCGAAACCCGCAAGGTGGTGGACAAGCTTGAAGCAACGCTCAAGGGCGACCCGGACATCGTGCGCTGGAGCACCTACATCGGCGAGGGCGCGATCCGTTTCTACCTGCCCCTCGACCAGCAACTGCAGAACCCGTACTACGCGCAACTGGTGATCGTCAGCAAAGGCCTGGAGTCACGCACGGCGCTGACTGCTCGTTTGCAAAAGCGCTTGCGTGAAGAGTTCGTCGGCATCGGCAGTTACGTCCAGGCCCTGGAAATGGGCCCGCCGGTGGGGCGGCCGATTCAGTACCGGGTCAGCGGCAAAGACATCGATCAAGTGCGCAAACACGCGATCGCCCTGGCCACTGAACTGGATAAAAATCCGCACATCGGCGAGATCATTTACGACTGGAACGAGCCGGGCAAAGTCCTGCGCATCGACATCGCGCAAGACAAGGCGCGGCAACTGGGACTGTCGTCGGAAGACGTGGCGAACCTGATGAACAGCATCGTCGTCGGCTCGCCGGTGACGCAGGTCGATGACGATATTTACCTGATCGACGTGGTCGGCCGCGCTGAAGATGCCGAGCGCGGTAGCCCGGAAACCTTGCAGAACCTGCAGATCGTCACCCCCGGTGGCACTTCGATTCCGCTGCTGGCGTTTGCCACAGTGGGTTATGAACTCGAGCAGCCGCTGGTGTGGCGTCGTGACCGCAAACCGACCATCACCATCAAGGCCGCCGTGCGCGACGAGATTCAGCCGACCGACCTGGTGAAACAGCTGCAACCGGACATCGACAAGTTCGCCGCCGGTTTACCGGTGGGCTACAAAGTCGCCACCGGCGGCACGGTGGAGGAAAGCGGCAAGGCCCAGGGGCCAATTGCCAAGGTGGTGCCGTTGATGCTGTTTTTGATGGCGACCTTCCTGATGATCCAGCTGCACAGTGTGCAGAAGCTGTTCCTGGTGGCCAGCGTCGCGCCGCTCGGCTTGATCGGCGTGGTGCTGGCGCTGATCCCCACGGGCACGCCCATGGGCTTCGTGGCGATCCTCGGGATTCTGGCGCTGATCGGCATCATCATCCGCAACTCGGTGATTCTGGTGACCCAGATCGACGCCTTCGAGAAGGACGGCTACACGCCGTGGGACGCGGTGGTGCAGGCCACGGAACATCGGCGGCGGCCGATTCTGTTGACGGCGGCGGCAGCGAGCCTGGGGATGATCCCGATTGCCCGGGAAGTGTTCTGGGGGCCGATGGCCTACGCGATGATTGGCGGGATCATCATTGCGACGTTGCTGACGCTGCTGTTTTTGCCGGCGCTGTACGTGGCCTGGTACAAGGTGCGCGAGCCGAAGAAAGAGATGCAGTAA
- a CDS encoding efflux RND transporter periplasmic adaptor subunit — MKRLLLLSAAVLLGACSKEEAPPEPVRPVLSVEVKVLNQEDLGRFAGSIQARYESNVGFRVPGRIASRNVDVGAEVQKGALLATLDPTDQQNQLRSAQGDLARVQAQLINAQANARRQQELFNRGVGAQAQLDIAQTDLKTTQASLDQARAAVNQAKDQLNYVELRTDHKAIVTAWNAEAGQVVTAGQQVVTLAQPDIKEAVIDLPDTLVDDLPADVVFQVASQLDPSITSTAIVREIEPQAQSATRTRRARLSLTDTPPGFHLGTAISVTLSSAIKPRLELPASALQEVDGKKRIWIVDPQTQTVAPREVSLISRTDDTVVVANGVKSGERVVSAGVNSLKPGQKVKIDEDSP, encoded by the coding sequence ATGAAACGCCTGTTGCTGTTGTCCGCCGCCGTACTGCTGGGTGCCTGTTCCAAGGAAGAAGCACCGCCAGAACCAGTGCGGCCGGTGTTGTCTGTGGAAGTGAAAGTGCTCAATCAAGAGGACCTCGGCCGGTTTGCCGGCAGCATTCAGGCCCGTTACGAAAGCAATGTCGGTTTCCGGGTGCCGGGGCGTATCGCCAGCCGCAATGTCGATGTCGGCGCCGAAGTCCAGAAAGGCGCCTTGCTCGCCACCCTCGACCCCACCGATCAGCAGAACCAGTTGCGCTCGGCCCAGGGTGATCTGGCGCGTGTTCAGGCGCAGCTCATCAACGCCCAGGCCAACGCCCGGCGTCAGCAGGAATTGTTCAATCGCGGGGTCGGCGCCCAGGCGCAACTGGACATCGCCCAGACCGATTTGAAAACCACCCAGGCATCCCTCGATCAAGCCAGGGCCGCAGTCAACCAGGCGAAGGACCAACTCAACTACGTCGAGCTGCGCACCGATCACAAAGCCATTGTCACCGCGTGGAATGCCGAAGCCGGGCAAGTGGTGACCGCCGGCCAGCAAGTGGTGACCCTGGCGCAGCCGGACATCAAGGAAGCGGTGATCGATTTGCCCGATACCCTGGTCGATGATTTGCCGGCCGACGTGGTGTTCCAGGTCGCCTCACAGCTGGACCCGAGCATCACCAGCACCGCCATCGTGCGCGAAATCGAACCCCAGGCCCAAAGCGCGACCCGTACCCGTCGTGCCCGCCTGAGCCTGACTGATACGCCCCCGGGTTTTCACCTCGGCACGGCGATCAGCGTGACCCTCAGCTCCGCCATCAAACCGCGCCTCGAACTGCCGGCGAGCGCATTGCAGGAGGTCGATGGGAAGAAGCGGATCTGGATCGTCGATCCACAGACGCAAACCGTTGCCCCACGGGAGGTCAGCCTGATCAGCCGGACCGACGACACGGTGGTCGTGGCCAACGGCGTGAAGTCCGGCGAGCGGGTGGTCAGTGCCGGCGTGAATAGCCTCAAGCCGGGGCAGAAAGTGAAAATCGACGAGGACAGCCCGTAA
- a CDS encoding bifunctional 2-polyprenyl-6-hydroxyphenol methylase/3-demethylubiquinol 3-O-methyltransferase UbiG, with translation MKQTPDDLEQITSTTLGHYNAVAEDFREGTRDHDVSQNIDALLRHIQGNAPFSILDFGCGPGRDLKTFTRMGHIAIGLDGSEKLAQMAREDSGCEVWQQDFLKLDLPAERFDGIFANAVLFHVPSQELPRVLKQLRAALKPGGVLFSSNPRGENQEGWNGPRYGAYYDLQVWQDMLTEVGFVELEHYYRPAGLPREQQPWLASVWRKV, from the coding sequence ATGAAACAGACTCCCGACGACCTGGAGCAGATCACCTCCACTACCCTGGGCCATTACAACGCAGTGGCCGAGGACTTCCGTGAAGGCACTCGCGATCACGATGTCAGCCAGAATATTGATGCCCTGCTGCGGCATATTCAGGGTAATGCGCCCTTCAGTATTCTCGACTTTGGCTGCGGCCCCGGTCGCGACCTGAAAACCTTTACCCGCATGGGCCACATAGCCATCGGGCTCGATGGTTCGGAAAAGCTTGCGCAGATGGCCCGGGAGGACAGTGGTTGCGAAGTCTGGCAGCAGGACTTTCTGAAACTCGATCTGCCGGCCGAGCGCTTTGACGGGATTTTTGCCAATGCGGTGCTGTTTCATGTCCCGAGCCAGGAATTGCCGCGGGTGTTGAAGCAACTGCGCGCGGCGTTGAAACCGGGCGGCGTGTTGTTCAGTTCCAATCCCCGTGGCGAGAATCAGGAAGGCTGGAACGGGCCGCGTTATGGGGCGTATTACGATCTTCAGGTGTGGCAGGACATGCTGACCGAGGTGGGGTTTGTGGAGCTGGAACATTACTACCGGCCGGCGGGGCTGCCGCGGGAGCAACAGCCTTGGTTGGCCAGTGTTTGGCGTAAGGTGTAA